One window of the Clostridium sp. MB40-C1 genome contains the following:
- a CDS encoding AI-2E family transporter — MNIKEDRRKKFAKNLLWIVIFLVCIFFILKVSIITEITSLLLASFILAYSLKPIQNALIKRGVTRRTSSLLLVLGLILCIVIMFTILIPSIVRESSNIKSTLEEMGRYFQNLYYKLKPEGNNKIIYTIFNTINNKIRASFLQMFNKIIEFGAQFSENILSYFVIPIITYYFLCDNKYLKSKMLTLFPLSSRCIIKKINKDVDRILGRYIITQFMLSIFISILTFVVLFFLKVKFPLMLAILNGVLNIIPYFGPIFGALPCIIVAFLTSNKVALYTALWLYLIQLVEGNIISPKVIGESVSIHPVCVIIILLIGEKVGGLLGMILAVPISVIIKVIYEDLNYYLF, encoded by the coding sequence ATGAATATAAAAGAAGATAGAAGAAAAAAGTTTGCAAAAAACTTGTTGTGGATAGTTATTTTTTTAGTTTGCATTTTTTTTATTTTAAAAGTATCTATAATAACAGAAATAACGTCATTATTATTAGCATCTTTCATTTTAGCATATTCTCTAAAACCTATTCAAAATGCCCTGATTAAAAGGGGTGTTACAAGAAGAACTTCATCTTTGTTATTAGTTTTAGGGCTAATATTGTGTATAGTAATTATGTTTACAATTTTGATACCATCAATAGTGAGAGAAAGTTCCAATATTAAAAGTACTTTAGAAGAGATGGGAAGGTATTTTCAAAATTTATATTATAAGTTAAAGCCAGAAGGAAACAATAAAATTATTTATACTATTTTTAATACTATAAACAATAAAATAAGAGCTTCATTTTTACAGATGTTTAATAAGATAATTGAATTTGGTGCTCAATTTAGTGAAAATATATTATCTTATTTTGTAATTCCTATAATTACATATTATTTTTTATGTGATAATAAATATTTAAAAAGTAAGATGCTGACCTTATTTCCGTTAAGCAGTAGGTGTATAATTAAGAAAATAAATAAAGATGTGGATAGGATTTTGGGTAGATATATAATAACCCAGTTTATGCTTTCTATATTTATTAGCATACTCACTTTTGTAGTATTATTTTTTTTGAAAGTAAAGTTTCCTCTTATGTTGGCAATTTTAAATGGAGTATTAAATATAATACCATACTTTGGACCTATATTCGGCGCTTTGCCTTGTATAATAGTAGCATTTTTAACTTCAAATAAAGTTGCATTATATACGGCGTTATGGTTGTATTTAATTCAATTAGTTGAAGGAAATATAATTTCTCCAAAAGTAATAGGAGAAAGTGTAAGTATACATCCTGTATGTGTTATAATAATTTTGCTTATAGGAGAGAAGGTTGGAGGGCTTTTAGGAATGATTTTGGCAGTTCCTATAAGTGTTATAATTAAAGTAATATATGAGGATTTAAATTATTATTTATTTTAA
- a CDS encoding PRC-barrel domain-containing protein — translation MNTFIKFGNTKHIKLVEMDDFMYRSKDFLLMEVLNIQGKRMGFINDILINFNRGYIEGFGVCCSNLLNKNMSILKEDIISFNDNMIVKKSVKEEKLRFFKLKGMEVIDRYGDNMGIVEDIIFDDNSFEIYGLILSRGLINNFINGKKVLLIRQLLLGDRDILYYGDESKIKFKTMPHHITGINK, via the coding sequence TTGAATACTTTCATAAAGTTTGGAAATACTAAGCATATTAAACTCGTAGAAATGGATGATTTTATGTATAGAAGCAAAGATTTTCTATTGATGGAGGTATTGAATATACAAGGGAAAAGAATGGGATTTATCAATGATATTTTAATTAATTTTAATAGAGGTTATATAGAAGGGTTTGGTGTATGCTGTAGTAATTTATTAAATAAGAATATGTCTATATTGAAAGAAGATATTATATCTTTTAATGATAATATGATAGTTAAGAAAAGTGTTAAAGAAGAAAAATTAAGGTTTTTTAAATTAAAAGGTATGGAAGTTATAGATAGATATGGCGATAATATGGGCATAGTGGAAGACATTATCTTTGATGATAATTCTTTTGAAATTTATGGATTAATATTATCAAGAGGTTTAATAAATAACTTTATAAATGGAAAAAAAGTGCTTCTTATTAGACAATTATTGTTAGGAGATAGAGATATTTTATATTATGGAGATGAAAGTAAAATAAAATTTAAAACAATGCCACATCACATTACAGGTATAAACAAATGA
- the mnmA gene encoding tRNA 2-thiouridine(34) synthase MnmA produces MKKKVAVGLSGGVDSSVTAYLLKEKGYDVIGLTMRLCSEVDVSGDAKKVAEKLNIPHYTIDLREPFKNHVIDNFISEYLSGRTPNPCAVCNKYIKFGVLLDKAKELGADYIATGHYARIEEHDGRYVIVTAEDQKKDQTYMLYSLSQDVLKHVLMPCGEYSKDEIRKIAKKIGLEVHDKKDSMEICFIPNDNHGEYINKTSDRKSKEGNFVDKEGNVLGKHKGIINYTIGQRKGLGLSLGKPAFVTDIRPSTNDVVIGEEEEIFKTTLIAKNVNFIPFDKLEFPMEVEAKIRYSMKKSKATIIPIENNKVKVEFENKQRAITKGQCVVFYSKDLLVGGGTIEEIC; encoded by the coding sequence ATGAAGAAAAAAGTAGCAGTAGGGTTAAGTGGAGGAGTGGATAGTTCTGTTACAGCTTATCTTTTAAAAGAAAAAGGGTATGATGTTATAGGATTAACAATGCGTTTATGTTCAGAAGTAGATGTTTCTGGAGATGCGAAAAAAGTAGCTGAGAAACTTAATATTCCTCATTATACTATTGACTTAAGGGAACCATTTAAAAATCATGTAATAGATAATTTTATAAGTGAGTATTTAAGTGGCAGAACACCAAATCCTTGTGCTGTATGTAATAAATATATTAAATTTGGAGTTTTGTTAGATAAAGCAAAGGAACTAGGGGCAGACTATATAGCTACTGGACATTATGCTAGAATAGAAGAGCATGATGGAAGATATGTTATTGTTACTGCAGAAGATCAAAAAAAAGATCAAACATATATGCTGTATAGTTTAAGTCAAGATGTTTTAAAGCATGTATTGATGCCTTGTGGTGAATATTCAAAAGATGAAATAAGAAAAATAGCAAAAAAAATAGGACTTGAAGTCCATGATAAAAAAGATAGTATGGAGATTTGCTTTATACCTAATGATAATCATGGAGAATATATTAATAAGACAAGTGATAGAAAGTCTAAAGAAGGAAATTTTGTTGACAAAGAAGGAAATGTATTAGGTAAACATAAGGGAATAATAAATTATACTATAGGTCAAAGAAAAGGGCTAGGACTGTCATTGGGCAAACCTGCTTTTGTAACAGATATTCGCCCAAGTACAAATGATGTAGTAATTGGAGAAGAAGAAGAAATATTTAAGACTACGTTAATTGCTAAAAATGTGAATTTCATACCTTTTGACAAACTTGAATTTCCTATGGAAGTGGAGGCTAAAATAAGATATTCTATGAAAAAGAGCAAAGCGACTATAATACCTATTGAAAATAATAAGGTTAAGGTTGAGTTTGAAAATAAGCAAAGAGCCATTACAAAAGGCCAATGTGTAGTGTTTTATTCAAAAGATTTACTTGTAGGTGGTGGAACTATAGAAGAGATTTGTTAG
- the nifU gene encoding Fe-S cluster assembly scaffold protein NifU, which produces MYSEKVMDHFRNPRNVGEIENASGIGEVGNPQCGDIMKIYLKVEDNIIKDVKFKTFGCGSAIASSSMATELIKGKTVDEAWELSNKAVAEALDGLPPIKMHCSVLAEEAIHKAINDYRVKSGAEPLEMKNHSEHIHDHVHGHE; this is translated from the coding sequence ATGTATAGTGAAAAAGTAATGGATCATTTTAGAAATCCAAGAAATGTAGGCGAAATAGAAAATGCCAGTGGAATAGGAGAAGTTGGGAATCCACAGTGTGGAGATATTATGAAAATATATTTAAAAGTTGAAGATAATATTATTAAAGATGTTAAATTTAAGACTTTTGGGTGCGGTTCAGCAATAGCTTCTTCCAGTATGGCTACAGAACTTATAAAAGGAAAAACAGTAGATGAGGCATGGGAATTAAGCAATAAAGCAGTTGCTGAAGCACTAGACGGACTTCCACCAATAAAAATGCATTGTTCTGTTTTAGCAGAAGAAGCAATTCACAAAGCTATAAATGATTATAGAGTAAAAAGTGGTGCTGAGCCATTAGAAATGAAAAATCATTCAGAACATATTCATGATCATGTTCATGGACACGAATAA
- the nifS gene encoding cysteine desulfurase NifS, whose amino-acid sequence MTKKVYMDYSATTYTKPEVLEEMIPFFTQNFANPSSFYTLANKSREAINESRERISKAINAEKDEIYFTAGGSEADNWALKGVALAKRNKGNHIITTRIEHHAILNTCEFLKENGFEITYLPVDEYGLIDIKDLEEAITDKTILVSIMFANNEIGSIQPIKEIGEICREKRILFHTDAVQAVGHVPIDVKDMNIDLLSMAAHKFYGPKGVGALYIKRGLRIENLIHGGGQEKGKRASTENVPGIVGMGKAIELAVSHMNEENSKLIKFRDKLIKKLTERIPYAKLNGPIGNKRLPGNVNMSFVGVEGETLLLDLDDKGIYASTGSACASGDLAASHVLLSIGLSHGVAHGSLRLTLGEGTTEEDVDYAIDVIPEIVQRRRDMSPYWEQFMKEKGER is encoded by the coding sequence ATGACAAAAAAGGTATATATGGATTATTCTGCAACTACATATACAAAACCTGAAGTCCTTGAGGAAATGATTCCTTTTTTTACACAGAATTTTGCAAATCCATCATCATTTTATACTTTAGCAAATAAAAGTAGAGAAGCTATAAATGAATCAAGGGAAAGAATATCGAAGGCTATAAATGCTGAGAAAGATGAGATTTACTTTACTGCAGGTGGTTCAGAAGCAGATAACTGGGCTTTAAAGGGAGTTGCTTTGGCTAAAAGAAATAAGGGTAATCATATAATTACTACAAGAATAGAACATCATGCTATTTTGAATACTTGTGAGTTTTTAAAAGAAAATGGGTTTGAAATTACTTATTTGCCAGTTGATGAATATGGTCTTATAGATATTAAAGATTTAGAAGAAGCTATAACTGATAAGACTATACTAGTTTCGATAATGTTTGCTAATAATGAAATAGGTTCTATACAGCCAATAAAAGAAATAGGAGAAATATGCAGAGAAAAAAGAATATTATTCCACACAGATGCTGTTCAAGCAGTTGGACATGTGCCTATAGATGTAAAAGATATGAATATTGATTTGTTATCTATGGCAGCCCATAAATTTTATGGACCTAAGGGAGTGGGTGCGCTTTATATAAAAAGAGGCTTAAGAATAGAAAATCTTATTCATGGTGGGGGACAAGAAAAAGGAAAGAGAGCTAGCACAGAGAACGTTCCAGGAATAGTAGGTATGGGTAAAGCTATTGAATTGGCTGTTTCTCATATGAATGAAGAAAATAGCAAGTTGATAAAATTTAGAGATAAGCTCATTAAGAAGCTTACAGAAAGAATACCTTATGCAAAATTAAATGGTCCTATTGGGAATAAAAGGTTACCAGGGAATGTAAATATGAGTTTTGTAGGAGTTGAAGGAGAAACTTTATTATTAGACTTGGATGATAAAGGAATATATGCATCTACAGGAAGTGCTTGTGCTTCAGGTGACTTAGCAGCTTCACATGTTTTGCTATCTATAGGATTATCTCATGGAGTTGCTCATGGTTCTTTAAGATTAACATTAGGAGAAGGAACTACAGAAGAAGATGTAGATTATGCAATAGATGTGATACCAGAAATAGTGCAAAGAAGAAGAGATATGTCTCCATATTGGGAGCAATTTATGAAAGAGAAAGGAGAAAGATAG
- a CDS encoding Rrf2 family transcriptional regulator: MKLSTRGRYGVRAMVDLAIHYGEMPVSIKSIAERQGISESYLEQLFSPLRKAKLIKSIRGAQGGYVLNREPKDITAADVMEVLEGPIEISTCVDEGVCSNSNYECCSTRLLWEKVKNSMEDIMKSVTLQDMAADYRRMIKDKE; the protein is encoded by the coding sequence ATGAAGTTATCAACTAGAGGAAGATATGGTGTAAGAGCTATGGTTGACTTAGCTATTCATTATGGTGAAATGCCAGTGTCAATTAAGTCCATTGCTGAAAGGCAAGGGATTTCCGAGAGTTATTTAGAACAATTATTTTCCCCTTTAAGAAAAGCTAAGCTTATCAAAAGTATTAGAGGAGCTCAAGGAGGGTATGTATTAAATAGAGAGCCTAAAGATATTACTGCAGCAGATGTTATGGAAGTATTAGAAGGACCTATTGAAATTTCTACTTGTGTTGATGAAGGCGTGTGCAGTAATAGCAATTATGAGTGTTGCTCAACCAGGCTTTTATGGGAAAAGGTAAAAAACAGTATGGAAGATATAATGAAGTCAGTTACACTACAAGATATGGCTGCTGATTATAGAAGAATGATTAAAGATAAGGAGTGA
- a CDS encoding replication-associated recombination protein A yields the protein MDLFDLAMSKNNNIKKPLAEKMRPRNLDEFIGQDHIIGKGKLLRRLIENDSLTSIILFGPPGVGKTTLAYIISLETKCEFIKLNATTLGVKEIREYIKKSEELIKFYGKRTIFFIDEIHSLKKGAQQDALLDAVEKGSVTLIGATTENPYFQINRALLSRSKIFQLDLLREDDLYQVIVQTLKNKERGYGNLKIDMDKESIELIASMSAGDARSALNTLELAVLSTPKNENGISVINKDIIKECIQKPVVNYDSSGDNHYDITSAFIKSIRGSDVDAALYWFGRMIIGGEDPRFIVRRLIVHASEDIGMKDPQAMLIAHAAWNALETVGMPEARIPIAQAIIYLAKANKSNAVIKAVDSALKDAEKYQYRVPVHLRDTHYHGAKELGNTGYKYPHDYEGNYVQQEYLPKEMKRRNYYEEK from the coding sequence ATGGATTTATTTGATTTAGCTATGAGTAAAAATAATAATATTAAAAAACCTTTGGCAGAAAAAATGAGACCTAGAAATTTAGATGAATTTATAGGGCAAGATCATATAATAGGTAAGGGAAAGTTGCTAAGAAGATTGATAGAAAATGATAGTCTTACATCTATCATTTTATTTGGACCTCCAGGGGTAGGAAAAACAACTCTTGCATATATAATATCTTTAGAAACTAAATGTGAGTTTATAAAGTTAAATGCTACAACTTTAGGAGTTAAAGAAATAAGAGAGTACATAAAAAAATCAGAAGAATTGATAAAATTTTACGGGAAGAGAACAATTTTTTTCATAGATGAAATACATTCATTGAAGAAAGGCGCTCAGCAAGATGCTCTTTTAGATGCTGTAGAAAAGGGAAGTGTTACGCTAATAGGTGCTACTACTGAAAATCCTTATTTTCAAATTAATAGAGCCCTTCTTAGTAGATCAAAAATATTTCAATTAGACTTGTTGAGGGAAGATGATTTGTATCAAGTTATAGTTCAAACTTTAAAAAATAAAGAAAGAGGATATGGAAACTTAAAAATAGATATGGACAAAGAAAGTATTGAACTTATAGCAAGTATGTCCGCAGGTGATGCAAGAAGTGCTCTTAACACTTTAGAACTTGCAGTTTTATCTACTCCTAAAAATGAAAATGGAATTAGTGTTATAAATAAAGATATTATAAAGGAATGTATTCAAAAGCCTGTAGTAAATTATGATTCTAGTGGTGATAATCATTATGATATAACATCGGCTTTTATAAAAAGTATTAGAGGATCTGATGTAGATGCTGCTTTATATTGGTTTGGTAGGATGATTATTGGAGGAGAAGATCCTAGGTTTATAGTAAGAAGGTTAATAGTACACGCTTCGGAAGATATAGGAATGAAAGACCCACAGGCAATGCTTATTGCCCATGCGGCTTGGAACGCTTTAGAAACTGTAGGAATGCCAGAGGCTAGAATTCCTATTGCACAGGCTATTATATATCTTGCAAAAGCTAACAAATCTAATGCTGTAATTAAGGCGGTAGATAGTGCACTAAAGGATGCTGAAAAATATCAATATAGGGTTCCTGTTCATTTAAGAGATACGCATTATCATGGTGCAAAAGAACTTGGAAATACTGGGTATAAATATCCTCATGATTATGAAGGAAACTATGTTCAGCAGGAGTATTTACCAAAAGAAATGAAAAGAAGAAATTATTATGAAGAAAAGTAA
- a CDS encoding EAL domain-containing protein: protein MVDNIDIKDIIKNRNLKIIFEPVVSVIKHSVIGFQVTSIGAENNNEIIAMETLVDLAEKEECAIELDRLYREKAIEAFKKVYEKNKEFLLFININASIISKYVGSGIIKDLINEFEINHGNVVLEIVEDNVKDIESLKTFINNYRSLGFLVCLSDMGHGFSNLDKISYVEPDIIKISGAISKNVECDYYKQEIFKALVNLSKNIGALVIVDGIESYEQALTIIELGSDMLEGIYFGNSEEIGEKFIEKAKTKVQGVAKQYEDYMKDKIKLEKAKHKDYEEMMENVLAELSKRTEKEFDEILNDVICINEKFECIYLLNDKGVQVSKTFTYYKNMLQQKALIFQPAKEGTNHSLKKYYYFLKNMGLTKYITEPYISLATGNLCTTISSVFESKDNKRYILCIDFNPNDINI from the coding sequence ATGGTAGATAATATAGATATTAAAGATATAATAAAAAATAGAAATTTAAAAATTATTTTTGAACCTGTAGTATCAGTAATAAAACACTCTGTTATTGGATTTCAAGTAACTAGTATAGGAGCAGAAAATAATAATGAAATAATAGCTATGGAAACACTTGTAGATTTAGCTGAAAAAGAAGAGTGTGCTATTGAATTAGATAGACTTTATAGAGAAAAGGCAATAGAAGCTTTTAAAAAGGTTTATGAAAAAAATAAAGAGTTTTTATTGTTTATTAATATAAACGCATCTATAATTTCAAAATATGTGGGATCTGGAATTATTAAAGATTTAATAAATGAATTTGAAATAAATCATGGAAATGTAGTTTTAGAAATTGTAGAAGACAATGTAAAAGACATAGAAAGCTTAAAAACGTTTATTAATAACTATAGAAGCTTAGGATTTTTGGTATGTTTAAGTGATATGGGACATGGATTTTCTAATTTAGATAAGATATCTTATGTAGAGCCAGATATCATTAAAATTAGTGGAGCTATAAGTAAAAATGTAGAATGTGATTATTATAAACAGGAAATTTTTAAAGCTTTAGTAAACTTATCAAAAAACATAGGGGCCCTTGTTATTGTAGATGGTATAGAAAGTTATGAGCAAGCTTTAACTATAATTGAATTAGGGTCTGATATGTTAGAAGGAATTTATTTTGGAAATTCTGAAGAAATAGGGGAAAAGTTTATTGAAAAAGCAAAAACTAAAGTTCAAGGTGTAGCTAAGCAGTATGAAGACTACATGAAAGATAAGATAAAATTAGAGAAAGCGAAACATAAAGACTATGAAGAAATGATGGAAAATGTTTTAGCAGAATTATCAAAGAGAACAGAGAAAGAATTTGATGAAATTCTTAATGATGTTATTTGTATTAATGAGAAGTTTGAATGTATCTACTTATTAAATGACAAAGGAGTGCAGGTGAGTAAGACATTTACTTATTACAAGAACATGCTTCAACAAAAAGCTCTAATATTTCAGCCTGCAAAAGAAGGAACAAATCATTCTCTAAAGAAATATTATTATTTCCTTAAAAATATGGGACTTACAAAATATATCACTGAGCCTTACATATCTTTAGCTACAGGAAATTTATGTACTACAATATCTTCTGTATTTGAAAGCAAAGATAATAAAAGATATATTTTATGTATAGATTTTAATCCTAATGATATAAATATTTAA
- a CDS encoding nitronate monooxygenase family protein — translation MNLPPLKIGELTAKVPIIQGGMGVGISLSSLASAVANEGGIGIISGVQIGYREKDFEENTLQANIRALKKEIRKARELSPKGILGVNILVAATHYAELVSTAVKEKIDLIICGAGLPSTLPKFIKGTKTKIAPIVSSGKAASVITKLWKKKFDYLPDLIVVEGSNAGGHLGFSNEDLESSNAKDLNTILKEVLEVTKSLEDKYNKHIPVVAAGGIFTGKDIAEVIKLGADGVQMATKFVATEECDAHINFKKAYTNSNKEDIIIIKSPVGMPGRAINNKFIKSLNEEDHKVRKCYSCIKHCDPSTTPYCISKALINAVNGDVDNGLIFAGTNAEKLDKITTVKELINELVTEAENNL, via the coding sequence ATGAATTTGCCACCTTTAAAAATAGGCGAATTGACCGCTAAAGTTCCTATAATCCAAGGAGGTATGGGCGTTGGAATTTCCCTTTCTTCCTTAGCTTCTGCCGTTGCAAATGAAGGGGGTATAGGAATTATTTCTGGCGTTCAGATTGGTTATAGAGAAAAAGACTTTGAAGAAAATACTCTTCAAGCAAATATAAGAGCTCTAAAAAAAGAAATTAGGAAAGCTAGAGAATTAAGTCCTAAAGGTATATTAGGAGTTAATATTCTTGTAGCCGCAACTCATTATGCAGAACTTGTTTCCACTGCTGTAAAAGAAAAAATAGATTTGATAATTTGTGGTGCTGGTCTCCCTTCAACTTTACCTAAATTTATAAAAGGTACTAAAACTAAAATTGCTCCAATTGTCTCATCTGGTAAAGCCGCTTCAGTTATAACAAAGCTATGGAAAAAAAAATTCGATTATCTTCCCGATTTAATAGTAGTAGAAGGTTCTAACGCAGGAGGTCACCTAGGATTTTCTAACGAAGATTTAGAATCATCAAATGCTAAAGATTTAAATACTATATTAAAAGAAGTTCTAGAAGTTACAAAATCATTAGAAGATAAGTATAATAAACATATACCCGTAGTAGCTGCTGGGGGAATATTTACTGGAAAAGATATTGCAGAAGTTATTAAACTAGGGGCTGATGGAGTTCAAATGGCTACTAAATTTGTTGCCACAGAAGAATGTGATGCTCATATAAACTTCAAAAAAGCATATACTAACTCAAATAAAGAAGATATCATAATAATAAAAAGTCCGGTTGGTATGCCTGGTAGAGCCATCAATAATAAATTTATTAAATCACTAAATGAAGAGGATCATAAAGTAAGAAAATGTTATTCCTGTATAAAACACTGTGATCCTTCAACAACTCCCTATTGCATTTCAAAAGCTTTAATAAATGCAGTAAATGGCGACGTAGATAATGGACTGATTTTTGCAGGAACAAACGCTGAAAAGTTAGATAAAATCACAACAGTAAAAGAACTCATTAATGAATTAGTAACTGAAGCTGAAAATAACCTTTAA
- a CDS encoding MBL fold metallo-hydrolase yields MKVNRIGSRGFIFTFDELLNTEFNCTTNVYLIDGKSHIFICDTFLGPKSMLLIKKFIDKYLVKKDIVIFNSHSDWDHIWGNCFFKEELIVAHEKCRENIEKNANTELNKYKDYCQGKVSICTPNFTFTDRIYFYEEGIEFIYSPGHTNDSASCIDKVDNILFVGDNVESPSPYLNNNNFNEYKKTLTDYISIGAEVIVPGHGEVTDYDLVRRNLEYIKKLGSI; encoded by the coding sequence ATGAAAGTTAATAGAATTGGTTCAAGAGGTTTTATATTTACTTTTGATGAACTGTTAAACACAGAATTTAACTGTACTACTAATGTGTATCTTATAGATGGAAAAAGTCATATATTTATATGTGATACTTTTTTGGGACCTAAATCAATGTTGTTAATAAAAAAATTTATTGATAAGTATTTAGTAAAGAAAGATATTGTGATATTTAATTCTCATTCAGATTGGGATCATATTTGGGGAAATTGTTTTTTTAAAGAGGAATTAATCGTAGCTCATGAAAAATGTAGAGAAAATATAGAGAAAAACGCTAATACTGAGTTAAACAAGTATAAGGATTATTGTCAAGGTAAAGTAAGTATATGTACGCCAAATTTTACATTTACAGATAGAATTTATTTTTATGAAGAAGGTATAGAATTTATTTATTCTCCTGGACATACTAATGATTCTGCATCTTGTATTGATAAGGTAGACAATATATTATTTGTAGGGGACAATGTAGAGAGTCCTAGCCCTTATTTAAATAATAATAATTTTAATGAATATAAAAAAACGTTAACTGATTATATATCCATAGGGGCGGAGGTTATTGTTCCAGGTCATGGAGAGGTTACTGATTATGATTTGGTGAGAAGAAATTTAGAGTATATAAAAAAACTTGGTTCAATATAG
- a CDS encoding DUF5050 domain-containing protein, producing MKRQYRVRFGLLFLICSVFFSFQGFAYGQDSFQGNTNCNISNLGYISKEGDYIYYSNIAQGSKLYKAKSDGKEEKLIVEDIPNYINVVGDYIYYSNVKDGFKIYKVKKDGTERTALNKASSHWVKVIGEWIYYAKRDNKGQKLYKIKTDGSEETKVIEDRIFGFIIKDDWIFYSNESDKNKLYKIKLDGNEKTKLNDEESILIDIVDNNIYYQNHAKQDKIYKINTNGQNNLKINDDSISFGNISDNYIYYSNIKDNMKLYKIKLDGKDKIKLTDEGVGEMNVIGDYIYYWKATSDPSKGVSFDSTKLNRVKKDGSSKEVFKIGKDEKPKDEKMSTSSIIIVLLIVGTATFMEVWKLISTHKITKYVNNIQGEITNEDARKYISLIKRSRIVKRSDIYILLRKGVQAVNSSYKVDDELKKELDDTLLRRGINLNNGSKKQNKE from the coding sequence TTGAAGAGACAATATAGAGTTAGATTTGGTTTATTGTTTTTAATATGTAGTGTATTTTTTAGTTTTCAAGGATTTGCTTATGGACAAGATAGTTTTCAAGGAAATACAAACTGTAATATTTCTAATTTAGGTTATATTTCTAAGGAAGGGGATTACATATATTATTCTAATATAGCACAAGGAAGCAAATTATATAAAGCTAAATCAGATGGTAAGGAAGAAAAACTAATAGTTGAAGATATACCCAATTATATAAATGTAGTTGGAGATTATATTTATTATTCCAATGTAAAAGATGGATTTAAAATTTATAAAGTAAAGAAAGATGGAACTGAAAGAACAGCATTAAATAAAGCAAGTTCTCATTGGGTTAAAGTAATTGGTGAGTGGATTTATTATGCCAAAAGAGATAATAAAGGACAAAAATTATATAAAATAAAAACAGATGGCAGTGAAGAAACAAAAGTTATAGAAGATAGGATATTTGGGTTTATAATAAAAGATGATTGGATTTTTTATTCAAATGAATCAGATAAAAACAAATTATATAAGATTAAATTAGATGGAAATGAAAAAACAAAATTAAATGATGAAGAATCCATTTTAATTGACATTGTAGATAATAATATATATTACCAAAACCATGCTAAACAAGATAAAATATATAAAATAAACACAAATGGGCAAAATAATTTAAAAATAAATGATGATAGCATTTCTTTTGGAAATATATCAGATAATTATATATATTATTCTAATATAAAAGACAATATGAAACTATATAAGATTAAACTAGATGGAAAAGATAAGATTAAGTTAACTGATGAAGGTGTTGGAGAAATGAATGTAATTGGTGATTATATTTATTATTGGAAGGCCACATCAGATCCTTCTAAAGGAGTAAGTTTTGATTCCACAAAACTTAATAGAGTGAAAAAAGATGGATCATCTAAAGAAGTTTTTAAAATAGGAAAAGATGAAAAACCCAAAGATGAAAAAATGAGTACATCATCTATTATTATTGTTTTATTAATAGTTGGTACTGCTACTTTTATGGAGGTATGGAAGTTAATATCAACACATAAAATAACTAAGTATGTAAATAACATTCAAGGAGAAATAACTAATGAGGATGCTAGAAAATATATTTCTTTAATAAAGAGATCAAGAATAGTTAAAAGATCGGATATATATATATTGTTAAGGAAAGGTGTACAAGCAGTTAATTCTTCTTATAAGGTTGATGATGAACTTAAAAAAGAGTTAGATGATACATTATTAAGAAGAGGTATAAATTTAAATAATGGTTCAAAGAAACAGAATAAGGAGTAG